The nucleotide window TTCGCATCTAGCAGTCTAACTGCAGTTCTGCATTCGCTGAATGAAGTTTACGAGAATATCGAGGTCTACCATGAGTTCTGGTTTGAGGAGGCGGTTAACCTGGCTGCAGCTCTTGAAATCCCAGTGAAAGTACCCAGGCTGTACTTCAGAAAGCGACCGACGTCTGGTGAGGAAATCCAACCTGAGATCTACTATAAAGAGCAAGTCACCCTTCCAGTGGTCAGCCATGCGATTAAGGAGGTGTCTGATCTTTTCTCAGAAAATCATCTTAAGGCCCTCAAGTCCTTGTCACTTGTCCCTGCCATCATGGGACAGTTGAAGTTCAACACTGCAGAGGAGACCAGTGTTGACATTTATAAAGATGACTTGCTGAACCCAGACACCTTCCCTGCTGAGTTGCACTGCTGGAAGATCAAATGGAAGCATGGCACTAAAGACGCAGTACTGCCATCAACCATCTACGACACGCTTCAGCTGTCCGATGTGAAGTTCTTCCCCAatgtgtgtgctctcctgaaagTCCTGTACCATCTGCCAGTCTTTGCTCTGACAAATGACAAATGCATCACTGCGAAACAACGACTGGCAGCGTACCTGGAAGATACAcctgtgcatcacagaaacaaGAGCATGGCTCTGTTCTATATTAACTGTGCTATTAAGCATGATTTGGACAGCATGGTGGAGAAATACTTGAAAATGTATCCAGATAGTGAGCCGTCAGAGAATCGTGATTGATTACAGGCAGCAGCACAGTCTTACATATTGCAGTATGATGACTCTTGTCAATCAGCAGTTTGTTACTTTTGCAGGTATTATTTTGTTACTTTTGCTTTTTATGTTCATTCATACAAGATTAGTAGCACTTGAGGACATGGTGTATATAAAAGTTTgaatttgaaaacattaaaaagatcTTTTGCTGACCAACTCCATGAATGTGTCTTGaaactgttaaattaattttttcacaattaaatgcatattctgcacaaaaaaaaaaaaaaagtcggagaatttttttttctgttcttaatattttaatataatgtgatattaaatattttattttgttaaatagtGTATCATAACTATTATCATTAGCATATAGAAATAGTCTTCACTTATTTGTGATTTATGATATATTTCATAGGAGCAAAATCAAATTATACAGCTGTATGACTATATGAAATATTAACATCAAATCAACACAAGCTGAATTTGTAATTTATCGTTGCAAAGTACATCAACAAAACATTGTATCTTTCAAAGTAAGGTGTTAGTATGTGGGACTAAATGGGTTAAACTCCTATGAAAAATCACGACTTTAAAAATGATCAACAAATTGTTATTAAAAGGGTGTGACCTCGAATGTTCACGTGGgttacacaaaaaaaacattagtgcCTCGTAGAGAAGGGGAACAAATTTGTATTTGAGTTATCATTTTGTGatcatacttttaaaaaaaatcagctgtgCCATATTTTTGACTTAATCTGGAAATTTCCCTGAGAAGGGGAACGAATGACGGTGATAAGAGTTATTTTGGAGGGGATGGGGGATCCGTTTTCAGCTTAGACCATTTCCGCTCTATATAGGTGTTCTTCCTGGTTGTTGATTCCTCTGTGAAAGTAGCAACATTTCGGCCATGAGCAATTTTCAGTAGAATGCACGCGACGATTGGAAATAACGCCCAATAGCGTGAATTCTATGTAGATGCGCGCGCGCTTTTTGCTTCCAAAGCGTGTCCTTTTGCGCTGAAGGATTCGTGCAATGCAGTGTTCATTTTGATGAAGTCCAAAATGCCCGACTGCTGTGCCGCAGCAAACTGCAAGCAGAGTACGGACCAATCCAACGTTGCCTTCTTTAGGTTTCCGTTGGATCCAGTTCGGTGAGTGCATACTTTGGGCGTAAATGCAAACGCAGTTTAATCGatgctattttttttctatttagatttgtatttatttaagttaagAATGAGCAAATTAGCATCGTTTGTTAGCTGGTTAGCTTCTGCCCCATTTTACAATGATTCATTGAATGCATGGCACCCTTGTTGTGGGCTTATGCTTCCCCTGCTGCTTCCATTAATCTGGTTTCGCAAAGATTTTTTGGTTTGCGAGgacctattttttttaattggcaatCATGAAATTAGTTATCTATCGCATTTTTGTCAACGTGATTGCTGCAACTTTTAAGGGGTTACTGTAAGCATTTGACTCCTGTACACGTTCGCCATCATCAGGCCCTTCCCAAAATGGCAGGAATTGAATTCCCTCAGAATACGTTATTCAGTTAGTGGGCTTGATTTGTACTTTTGCTTTCTTGTGGGATTTGGATGTCAGACTTATTGTGGTGTTTATTAAACGCGTGCTTTGTTTTAGACCtgtaattttagatttttgaggtttgtaataattgtaaaatatcacTTTTGTACTACTGCAGTAACATTACCTTCATGTTTTTAGATGTAAACAATGGGTGGTTAAGTGCCACAGACCAGATCTGGAGACCAAAACTCCTGAAGATTTACACAGCAACTACAGATTGTGCTCAAAACACTTTGAGACCTCCATGATATGTCAGCAAGTAAGTTTGCATGGTTTTGGTGAGCATCTTCTTTTATAAAGGAAAAAAAgtgagatttttattattattttatcatgatGCGAGTAAACAAAATCatgaaattatacttttttacTAAGATTGATGTGTAGTGTTTACCATTAGGCTGGCATGTGCACTATGTCCCCAAGCACCCCCCCTCCCAGAAAACTGCACCATTTTTGACACTGGTGAATTACCAATGtttgaacacccccccccccccccccccctcttcggtttatttgtttgtttgctttgctaAAGATTAGCTatgcattaataaattaatcatatttattaaaataagtgtATGCTGTTCCAGTTGCTCAACTGGATGGTTATGTTAAACTTTAGATGTAAATGAAATGCAATAAGATTGGTCTTATGCAATAAGAGGTTTTGTGAATAGCCATttgcttttcttaaaaaaaaatctttggtcaaaatgtaaagagaaaattaagtactttcacaGTATTACATTCATTTATGGGATTAAAAATCAAGCCATTTCCAGCAACATAAGCCTCTAGCATATAATGTCATTAAATTCTATTTTGTGTAAATggctaatttatgtttattttatttgaattataaagCATTCACACATTCCCTATTATTTCAGCCTACCCCCTTCCCCGACATGACACAGTGTAAAACTAATGTGTAAAACTCCTTTTTATTTAAGAGTTCTCAGAAATCTGTTCTGAAGGATGATGCCGTTCCTACTATATTTGATTTTGCAACCAACCAGGACAATGCACAAACTAGCAGCAGAAAAAGGACACGGGAGAAAGTGAGTATCTAATGTACACGTCAAGATTAAAAAACGCTCTTGCTTTGTCAGTAGacggagacattttttttttcaacaatatcaaaaaaatatatatttgaattgatcgcaaaataagacaaaacgcaagaaaattttaatattgagTGGTCTCTAGCCAATTATTTAAAGAATGGTCTTCCAAATTCTTGTAGATAGCCTAATGAAGACAATTAACTGTTCTGTACTGAATTGGTTTTAAAGCGTTCCTTTGTAAAGGGTGGCACAGTTAGCCCAGGACACACAAGTAGCATCAAGTAGATATTCAATGCAAAGTGTTTTATCAGTATGTTCAGTACAAATACTTATTTATCAATACATTTTTATGGAATACAAGCTTTTATCAACTTATAATGGAGCAAACTACTTgccttttttttaagttgatgcAGTTAAATACAAAGTTACAAGGTAAACAAATACTTTGGGGATTGAGTTCTGTGTTGATTACTTATCATTTGAATGCAAATGTGATTCCACCATCTCATTGACtacaaataatagattttttgttttgttttcattttttcagaTAGGAGAGGAGCCTGTTGCCACAAAGAAAACTAAAGGTAGGTAATGCATTTCCATGTCAgcatttttaaattctgttttctCTTTGTAATGACATAAACTAATTGCAGCAGAttctctgcatttttttttaagtgtgtttgtgttctgctTTTTTAAGGTAACACCAATAACTCAAACCCCTCTGTGCCAGAGGCAGAAGATAAAGTTGAGAGTGATTCAGCTGAGAACAGCGAAACACAAAATCCTCATGCACATGATGAATCAGAGAACGAGGATCCTGCTATTTCCAAAGCGAAGGAAATTTTGAAAGACTACTTCAAGGAGACTTTAGCCTTCACTGGTTTTAGCATCACCAGCAGTGCATCTCTTAACGCTGTTAAACCACTGGGGAATGACCCAGCTAGGCCACTCTCTGTCAACACCATATGTTCAGAGAAGATTGACCAAAAAGAAGTGCTCACCTTAGGTGAGGATGTGATGCGTGAGGAGATCCGCAATAGCTTGCGCCTTGCACGCTTCTTTTCCATACTTCTCCAAGATAGAGTAAGCATTGAGGGCAAGGAACAGATTCCTGTGTTTATCCGCTCAGTCACTGGTGAAGGCTTTCCACAGAAATACCTCATGGGATTCCTTCCTTGCGATGTTGACTCAGACACTCTGTTTCTTATGCTTATATCTGAGATCCGGAACAAGTGGGGCCTGCGGATGGAGCACTGCCGTGGCTTCACTTACCTGTCATCAGGTGCCATGTGTCAGAAACTGAAGGATCTTTCCTGCAGGATGCTGCGGGATTTTCCACAGGTAGTTTTGTCACCCAGTGAGCCTTACGCCTTCAATGTGTGGTTGATTCGCTCCATGCCCATCCTTCCAATTCAGGATGTTGTTGATACTGTAGAGCAGGTTGCTGCCGTTATTAGGCAATCAGAAACTCTGGCGAAGAAACTGGATGCCAAGATCACTGCATCGTACAGCCATATCAAAGGCGAAGTGGACAGAGTGAAGGAGTCTTGTCAGAACCATTGGGAATATGCCACCGATGCTTTCCAGACAATGCTTGATATCTTGGAGCCGCTTTTGAGCAGCATTGGAGAGATGTGCACCAGTGCCCTTTCAGATGTAGACACAGACACCATCGTAGTGCTTCTTATGTTGAAAGAGAAGCTGAAGAACTTTAATTTCATCATTACACTTGTGGTCTTGAAGAACACACTGTGTTGTGTAAGCATCCTGAACCCCAGCCTTAGGGGAATAATCAGCATCAGCAGCACATTACAGTACACCATCTCTAATGCCTTGAAGCTTCTAACCAAACATATGCAGGAGATCGCCATTTTTCACAGAAAATGGTTCTCTGATGCAGTGGGCAGAGCCAAGAAGTTGGGGGTGCCAGTCAGTCTGCCAGTGGAGATGGGGACAAATGGTGATGACGCAGAGAAACCACAAGCCTCTTTGGAGGATTACTACAGGGAAGCACTGAGCAAGAAGGTTTTACAATACCTTGTTGATGAAGTCAAAAGAGTCCTAGGCACTGAAATGGCAAGAATCCTCAGATGGTTGTCATTAGTGCCCTCATACATGGCTGACCACAATTTTAGCATCCGCAAAGACAAAGTTGCTGATGCTAACCTGAATAACTTGGCTCGTCCTGACTCCTTTTATGATGAGCTGGGCTGTTGGGAAGTGAAATGGCGACATGCTAGCAAGCGAAGGATTCTTCCCACCAGTGTGTTTGCTACCCTCAAGATCCCAGATATAGGCTTTTACCCAAATGTGCAGAGCCTGTTGAGAGTGTTGGGCACCATCCCTTGTGTCCGTGCAGAATCTGATGTGTATGGGCATTATGACATGGTGTTGGGCCGCTATCAGTCCTACATGAAAGAAGTACAAGTGGAAAAGAGACTGAGCAATATGGCCTTTGTTTATGTCAATCAAGATGTCCACTTCAACATTGAGGAAATGGTGGAGGCGTATGTAAAGAAATATCCAGAAATCCTACAGCTATTACATGAAGTATGTTTTTGGTTACTAATTAAATTTGacttgtatttaattatatttagtttCTGGAGATGAATAATGACAAAAACTCAAACATGTTTTAAACAAGATGTTGAACTTTTTATCCACTCATTTGTTTTTAGGATGATGTAATGGAAGTGCAACCATCAGGTAAAGTTTCTAACTTTTCTGGGTTTTAAATTTAACTGAGCTGAACTTTATGTTAAATACAGTTgttgattttatgtattttactccAACCCCATAACAGTTCCTGAAACCAGTGCAAATGACGCCTCTAAAGAAGATACAGAAGAACCAAGAGAGATGACATTAAATATGGACATTGAGAGACAGAAACTGCCTGAGTGTGCAGAAACTGATAAAGAGGCATTAAAATCTGCATTACAGGCCGCTGTCACAGCAGCATATGGCAGGCAAAGCAGACACACTCAGGGTGATCAAGATCAGGAAGTAGAATATGTGACCAAATCCGAGATGAATGAAGTCCTTAAAGTGTGTGAGGATGTTGTAAGAGATAGGATTCTTTCAGAGCTTGGAAATTCATTCTTTTCCCTGTTTATCGACCGAGTTGTCAGATTGGGAGAGACCGACTACTTACCCATGTTCATCAGATTTGTTGACAGTTTTGATGTCATGCGCCTTGAGCTTCTGGGTTTTATTGAGGTTACTCATGACACTGAGGCCATGTGCGAACGACTTTTTGATGTTGTCATCAAAGAGTGGCGTCTCGATTTGAGCTACTGCAGAGGTCAAGCTTACCTTGGCTCTGGGGAAGTGTCCTATAAGCTCAAGGCCTTTGCATGTAAAATACAGGAGCAGTATCCTCTTGCTATATGCACACACTGCTCATGTTACTCTTTCAATACCTGGTGGTCAAGGTCAGTTCCAGTAGCTGCCGTCATCAGAGCCATAGATACGTTAGAGGAGATAGTGTCATTCTTCCACAGCATTCCTGCTCTCGAGAAACAGTTAGATCAAGTCTTAGCCATAGGCCTAAGAGAGAGCTATGAGAAAATCCATGAGCTTCAAGGAAAGTTCTGCTCCTCTTGGCTTGAGAAACACGACTCTTATGAAGTCTTCGCTCAGATTCTGGAGCCTCTGGTAGATTGGCTTGAAAATATTGATAACTGCCAACCACAAAGATGGAGTTTGGCAGTATCCAACCGAGCCAAGAGACTACTTCAGTTAATAAGGGACTTTGATTTCATTGTGGCAATTGTTGCGCTAAAAAATGCCTCATCCTTCACCAGGGAACTGAGTGCAGCATTACAGAAAGACCATTTCAGTGCTGCCTCACAGCTCAGCCAGATCAGTGGTATTGTGGCCACACTTAACAGAGTGAAAACCAACATCAAGGTTTTCCATCAGAATTGGTTTGATGAAGCTTCTTGTTTTGCTCAGAGCCTGGGTGTGCAGGTTAAAGTGCCTGACAGCGTGATTGTTCCAAGGGACAGTCTCTTGAAGCCAGGTTCATACTATAAAGACACAATGAGTGTGCCATTAGTTGACCACCTTATAAACATGGTGAAAGACTATTTCTCTGATGACCACAAGGAGGCTCTCAACTTATTGTCCTTGGTCCCGTGCTCTGTGACAATGAGCTATGTTTTTGAAACGCTCAAGTCAAAACCTCCATTGTATATTGGTGACCTTCCTGATCCTGACAACTTCTTCACGGAGCTAAGCTGCTGGAAAGTGAAGTGGAAAACAAAAGTGGTTAGTTTAACCATACCAGAGACCATTTTTCAGACTCTGCGTCTACCCCTCATGCAGTACTTCGTAAACATCAACACATTGCTGAAGATAATGTGTGTGTTGCCAAGCACAGCTTTAGAATATTGTGGTGAGGTGAAGCGGCACAAAATGTATCAAGACTACTTGAGCAACACCCCACTTATGGACAGATCACCTTGTTTAGCTGTTCTTCAGGTGGGCACTGACTTTAACAGAGACCTAGACCGAATGGTTGCTCAGTGCTTAAAGCTCACACCTAAGACACTGGAGGGTATTTGCTTGGTAAGGATCAGATTTTAAGTAATTTGTtgcttgtttaaaatgtttaatttgcttTCCAGATGTGTTTCTAAAGTCTGTTTTATTTCACAGGACAAAGAATCCAAAACCTTAGGACGGACTgttgaaataaaaacagaaggtatgtaatatttttattgctggctttttttattttttaaagaatcaaTGTCTGTATGCTTTCTTTCTTCTTGTCTTTTGGAAGAGGAAAAAGTGGAAGCAGTATTTAAGCACACCAAGTAAAGAAGTCAGTACTCAAAGAGAAGTGTGTTATTTAACTAGTAGATTGAACTGTATTTCAATTAAACatttaggttaaataaaaaaataaaaacatgcatgcatgttGTTCACAATTAGATCAGTAACATGCATTAGGAAAATAGGTAGGGTAAAAGTTGACTTAATGCTCACTTTTCCAACATTGCAGATGACACCCACATGGATGAAGTAGAGGACAGGGAAGCACAGCAGGTTTGTAAAGTTGTGATGATAATtgttataattgttattaataatttttatagtaTAATTTTGATAATTCATATTAGCTTGTGATAGTTGAttactttttcagttttgttcacgAGTAGTATTTCTATTCACAGGACAAAGACTCCAAAATACTTGTGGTGAATTCTGAGATAACAGGCAGTGGTATGTCATTTTAGGAATGGTCTGCATAGGAGTTCAGAATGTTTGAGtctttaatgaaatatgttttataaaaaattctGTATTTGTTGTCTAAAATAATGTTTATCCTGACTTTTAGAAGCAGAAATCTACAAAGAGGGAGCAGAGAGCATAGAGACTCAGCAGCAGTCTGAAAACATAGAAGTGGTTGCTGGTTGCACGGAAGTGGCTGTTGAGGGGCAGCGTGAAAATGTTGAAGATGCGGAGCAGGTTCCTGATGAGAATGGCCATTCTGATAAACCAGCTGACAACATAAAAAACTGCAAAGAAGTCTTTAAACAGGCAGCTATGCTTGCAAGGAGAAACTGCTCATTGATCGACCTTGATAAACCTGAACAAGATGCTGTTGTTCAGAAACTTGCCTTATGTCATTGGGTGAAGGAGGAAGGGACAATGTTTTCAGAGGGAGAAATGTTGCAAAGTATTGTGAAGGTCATACGAGAAACAATCCTCACTGAAGTTCAGGACTCCCCTTTCTTTTCCATCATCACTGATAGAGCCATTTCAGTGGGTGAGGCGAAGTTCCTACCAGTATTTGTTAGATATGTGAATGACTGCATTCCTAAAGTGGAGATTATAGGATTTCTGCCCTTTGATGAAAGCTCTGATGTTGATTTGCAAGCTAAGGCTCTTTCAGCAACACTTGAAGATGAGTGGGGACTTCAGATGGGTTGCTGCCGTGGCCAGTCCATCATGTGCTTTGGTACGGGGAGCAAAAGTCTCAGGAAGATGGCTTTGGGTTTTTTAGAGAGGTATCCATCAGCTGTGAACACTCCCAGTGAGTCTTGTGGACTTGCCTATTGGCTGGCTTTAAGCCTACAAAATGCATCCATTACAAAGGTTCTAGAGACAACTGAGGATCTATTACAGTTTTTTGACCAGTCACCCAAATTAGAGAGTGAGCTTGCCAAGACCATGGATGGGCTGCTGAGTACCCCACGGGAAGCACTTGCAGAGGTCCCAGAGACCTGCCTGTCCAGATGGAAGAAGAGAGAAGACTTCTTTGATATTTTGGTGGACATGCTGGAGGGAGTCCTGAACTGCTTAGATTCTGTGAGCACCAACTCCAGTGGATCATGGAGCGATAGCATGTCACTGCATTCCCAGACCCTGTCCACAGCTCTTAGACAGGTTGATTTTATCATCCCCCTAGTGATCTTGAAGAATGCCTGTGCACCCTTAAGGAATTGCAGCACTGTGTTTCGCTGTGGAAACCCTGCTGACATCATTTGTGAGCTTGAGAAAATTATGCCAATTATAGATACTTTTAGAAAGATGTTGGACAATTTAAATGCAGTGCATTCTGTCTGGTTTGAGGAGGCAGTGGAGCTTGCAACTAAAGTCATGGGATTGCTGTCATATGCAGAATCTGTCAGTGGCTATGATTCACCAGAAACATCTTACATGGAAGCAGTTAGCTTACCAGTTCTAAATGGTTTGATTGAAGAAATGAAGTTTAACTTCTCAGAGAGTCACCTAAAAGCCCTGAAAGTTTTGTCCCTTTTGCCAACATGCAACCCTCTGCCTATTCTCCCAGAATCCACAGATAAA belongs to Carassius gibelio isolate Cgi1373 ecotype wild population from Czech Republic chromosome B10, carGib1.2-hapl.c, whole genome shotgun sequence and includes:
- the si:dkey-250d21.1 gene encoding uncharacterized protein si:dkey-250d21.1, which produces MKSKMPDCCAAANCKQSTDQSNVAFFRFPLDPVRCKQWVVKCHRPDLETKTPEDLHSNYRLCSKHFETSMICQQSSQKSVLKDDAVPTIFDFATNQDNAQTSSRKRTREKIGEEPVATKKTKGNTNNSNPSVPEAEDKVESDSAENSETQNPHAHDESENEDPAISKAKEILKDYFKETLAFTGFSITSSASLNAVKPLGNDPARPLSVNTICSEKIDQKEVLTLGEDVMREEIRNSLRLARFFSILLQDRVSIEGKEQIPVFIRSVTGEGFPQKYLMGFLPCDVDSDTLFLMLISEIRNKWGLRMEHCRGFTYLSSGAMCQKLKDLSCRMLRDFPQVVLSPSEPYAFNVWLIRSMPILPIQDVVDTVEQVAAVIRQSETLAKKLDAKITASYSHIKGEVDRVKESCQNHWEYATDAFQTMLDILEPLLSSIGEMCTSALSDVDTDTIVVLLMLKEKLKNFNFIITLVVLKNTLCCVSILNPSLRGIISISSTLQYTISNALKLLTKHMQEIAIFHRKWFSDAVGRAKKLGVPVSLPVEMGTNGDDAEKPQASLEDYYREALSKKVLQYLVDEVKRVLGTEMARILRWLSLVPSYMADHNFSIRKDKVADANLNNLARPDSFYDELGCWEVKWRHASKRRILPTSVFATLKIPDIGFYPNVQSLLRVLGTIPCVRAESDVYGHYDMVLGRYQSYMKEVQVEKRLSNMAFVYVNQDVHFNIEEMVEAYVKKYPEILQLLHEDDVMEVQPSVPETSANDASKEDTEEPREMTLNMDIERQKLPECAETDKEALKSALQAAVTAAYGRQSRHTQGDQDQEVEYVTKSEMNEVLKVCEDVVRDRILSELGNSFFSLFIDRVVRLGETDYLPMFIRFVDSFDVMRLELLGFIEVTHDTEAMCERLFDVVIKEWRLDLSYCRGQAYLGSGEVSYKLKAFACKIQEQYPLAICTHCSCYSFNTWWSRSVPVAAVIRAIDTLEEIVSFFHSIPALEKQLDQVLAIGLRESYEKIHELQGKFCSSWLEKHDSYEVFAQILEPLVDWLENIDNCQPQRWSLAVSNRAKRLLQLIRDFDFIVAIVALKNASSFTRELSAALQKDHFSAASQLSQISGIVATLNRVKTNIKVFHQNWFDEASCFAQSLGVQVKVPDSVIVPRDSLLKPGSYYKDTMSVPLVDHLINMVKDYFSDDHKEALNLLSLVPCSVTMSYVFETLKSKPPLYIGDLPDPDNFFTELSCWKVKWKTKVVSLTIPETIFQTLRLPLMQYFVNINTLLKIMCVLPSTALEYCGEVKRHKMYQDYLSNTPLMDRSPCLAVLQVGTDFNRDLDRMVAQCLKLTPKTLEGICLDKESKTLGRTVEIKTEDDTHMDEVEDREAQQDKDSKILVVNSEITGSEAEIYKEGAESIETQQQSENIEVVAGCTEVAVEGQRENVEDAEQVPDENGHSDKPADNIKNCKEVFKQAAMLARRNCSLIDLDKPEQDAVVQKLALCHWVKEEGTMFSEGEMLQSIVKVIRETILTEVQDSPFFSIITDRAISVGEAKFLPVFVRYVNDCIPKVEIIGFLPFDESSDVDLQAKALSATLEDEWGLQMGCCRGQSIMCFGTGSKSLRKMALGFLERYPSAVNTPSESCGLAYWLALSLQNASITKVLETTEDLLQFFDQSPKLESELAKTMDGLLSTPREALAEVPETCLSRWKKREDFFDILVDMLEGVLNCLDSVSTNSSGSWSDSMSLHSQTLSTALRQVDFIIPLVILKNACAPLRNCSTVFRCGNPADIICELEKIMPIIDTFRKMLDNLNAVHSVWFEEAVELATKVMGLLSYAESVSGYDSPETSYMEAVSLPVLNGLIEEMKFNFSESHLKALKVLSLLPTCNPLPILPESTDKLHTFYLSDLPEPETAEDDINTWAMVWREKYQDVCPPTSISETLLHNEAKILPNVATLLKLVAVLPSISMECDLMKTTLNSLRTLLRDGIFNRGSKTDAVMLLMHRQTLQSLEEVIEKCMAVDPESNQFLAQVKSRVNHLRMEGEVIAMAPQEMVVDTNGSDNPQEANVAGIDVKTAAPEEILVETNDSSEIAEENTPDQPSSLTVSSSDKATTAAQVIASCSSLTTSTPDQPTESVQDAAMQSTAEEHDRSDQLIALVQDLNDRSEVLDQCGIGLPVTGDQIVTNQIGTGQPNEEELVSTVQSASSNQSETDQPMEVDQFVATEAGETEQTATEEQSVPDEFMAVAQVDTDSSIVAQGECCHTVTGLADCQFVSEDPSESVQLMSVDQNVNGKLESVLQSETNQPMEIDVSGNDPYVVEDQGGNGQPAMGKQCEVEQLEVSPVETDQSIVKVQDKACQLLKVIADDRETGQLVSVEQIGSHDLEAVDNSGNSVAAGQNKTSQSVTEDQFVADDQFETLNLVVKSQDSIQTEHGLANEGELISEDQSESHELMVVDSGKDQCLMSDQSVTGQSEIGDPSVTEQFVVVGQVEKDNSIVEGQDETGIPSEGETSQLISGDQNLSDHPMVDDAGNDQSVTPDQSVTGHSEIGDPSVTEQFIVVGQVENYNSVVDDQDKTGQTKTGFSSEGETSQLISGDQNVSDHPMVDDSGIEQSVTADQSVTGQSEIGDPSVMEQFIVVGQVENFHSVVDDQDKTGQTKTGFSSEGETSQLISGDQNVSNHPMVDGAGNDQSLTADQSVTGQSEIGDPNVTEQFIVVDQFENDHSLVEDQDKTGQTETGFPSEGGTSTLASGDQNVSDHPMIDDTGNDQSVTAYQSITGQSAIGDPSVTEQFIVVGQVENDHSVVEDQDKTGQTETGFPSEGETSTLASGDQNVSDHPMIDDTGNDQSVTADQSVTGQTEIGFPSEGETSRLVLGDQNVSDQLMVDDDSGNDQSVTADQDVTCQSVTEDQSVPDQFIAVGQVESDQSVVEGRNETAQTENVLPNKVGTSQLIFGDQCGADQLMVVDSGNESSVTVDHSGTGQSVLSSEAGTNQLVLGDCGSDELMVVESGNDHFVTAEQGGTDQSSPDQTVTDTFVEVAAHQPIVEHQSGFGLEDGSGTCQIVSGDQSGNDQLVADEPCGNDQAVVESQGELILAVALNQSVPDQSVALSQGGNDQIVPGNQNEIDQSNIDQVGLEQPKEAADCGSDQFSSVAPDCSDQENAAVHICLDQSSAVTPSVTDHCTPASPKDITDHTMAAESEGTVQYGVKAEDSANQVATLDGTGLQKIVFTPHNAVAREELLKELCNIKFFSIVTEEEFAIDGQPYISVGIHYLNKQDIKCENMLAFIPLSTNITSFVDKLTIALSEKWGLNLALCRSQTLARTGASVSQMTQASALLSQRLPHAFSFPNLVTPKSLLASLSSQREITHCFECLEQLFIWFSEDIQRRVRLEDAVVHLFQEDKRKASELKAKISSNQLAMSHEVLELTTEILEAIVFCLNEMKQNQENEANTEQAQSFLSAIQNFDFILTVVIMKNILSLTKSIKLSLQGNSYDVYQAVNRASDLLPSFSEMKNSIDSHHQTWFQEAVALASKQVPSLQPPLNVHYREDISKGAIEHCIAEMEGLSKDVLSAVRCLQVVPYVMSKVEGCCNDTEFVKVFQDVLPDPNSFQDELQRWMDRWQDCIASHQHLPDTVLSTLKISDIESFPNISTILRLLAVLPISSTQSSFTQRKMKSEMYPL